One window of SAR324 cluster bacterium genomic DNA carries:
- a CDS encoding SDR family NAD(P)-dependent oxidoreductase: protein MRLKDKSVVVTGATGSIGKETAKLFKSNGAKLALLGRDKNKLEELQTELGTDENTLYIEYEARDESSVASAINKTNEEFGSLDAVVANAGTEGVIQSLTDYTVEDFSYTLEVNVTGVWLLMKHATPIMTGQKKGSFIAISSGAGVVGSSGQCPYAASKHAVCGMIKTACIEFGSSGVRFNVLAPGPIANRMMESLHKQINPVNPTEVEDFVKSKIPMGRYGTDVEIAQFALFLASDESTFCNGGVFLADGGLTAG from the coding sequence ATGAGGTTAAAAGATAAGAGTGTTGTTGTTACAGGTGCAACAGGAAGTATAGGTAAGGAAACAGCAAAGCTATTTAAAAGTAATGGTGCCAAATTGGCACTTTTAGGCAGAGACAAAAATAAATTGGAGGAGCTGCAAACTGAATTAGGCACTGATGAAAATACACTCTACATTGAATACGAAGCCAGAGACGAAAGTTCTGTTGCTTCCGCGATCAACAAAACGAATGAAGAATTTGGATCTTTGGACGCTGTAGTTGCAAATGCAGGAACTGAAGGGGTTATTCAGTCATTGACAGACTACACAGTAGAAGACTTTAGCTACACGCTCGAAGTCAATGTTACAGGAGTATGGTTGCTGATGAAGCATGCTACTCCGATAATGACTGGGCAAAAAAAAGGTTCATTCATAGCCATATCTTCGGGTGCCGGCGTAGTTGGTTCAAGTGGTCAGTGTCCATATGCTGCTAGCAAGCACGCAGTCTGTGGAATGATCAAAACTGCCTGCATTGAATTTGGTTCAAGTGGTGTCCGTTTCAACGTTCTTGCACCAGGTCCAATTGCAAACCGGATGATGGAATCACTTCACAAACAAATAAACCCTGTCAACCCAACGGAGGTTGAAGATTTTGTCAAAAGTAAGATTCCAATGGGCAGATACGGAACTGATGTGGAGATTGCTCAATTCGCACTTTTCCTTGCTTCGGATGAATCCACTTTCTGCAATGGTGGGGTTTTTCTAGCAGATGGAGGCCTCACTGCTGGTTGA